DNA from Candidatus Aminicenantes bacterium:
CTGTTCGCCCAGCCCGGTTACAATCTGGAGTCCTCCGGAAAAGGTCTGAGTAGAGCACTGGCCGCTTGCCGGCCCGGATCCCACCGGGTGATAGTGGAGTGGGAAGACCATTTCGCCAACCGCAGCCGCGGTGTGGTGCCGATTGAAATTCGCGCACTACCCCGCTTGCGCATCGGCAAAAAGGAAAGGAGCGGGACGTGGCTGTTTGTCGAGGTTGAGGCGGTCGACGCCCCGGGCGCGGAGCGGGTGGACCTTGTGCTGGTTGATGATAGCGGACGCGAGATCTCGACCTTTCCACTGGATATATCCCGGCCTCTCCCGCAACGCCTGCAACTGGCGGAGCCGCATCCCGCGCGGGTCTTGGAAGTCCGCTGCGTCACCCGCGATACCGTATACGCTGTAAAGCGCTTTGGCGTTGCCACGGAAGATCCGTTACAAATGGATCGCGTCAACCTGAACCCCTGGATAACCGGCGATACCGTTCTGATCCGGGTGCGAGAGCCGATCCTGGGTGAAGAAATCCTGCGCATGCGCCCGGCTATGGCGGGTGCCGCCTGGAAAGCGCCCTTTTCCAGCCTGGACGGGCTGGTTTTTTCCATGGAAGGGGTTGTGGCGCAAGTCGCCTCAACTGCTCCCGAGCATTTGCTGGTGCTGCAATTCGCCCTCGAGAAGAACGGCTCTTTGCGCTCCATGGTTCAAGAAACCCTGCGCGTTGTGCGCCTGGTGCCGGGAAAGCAGGCGCATTTCAAATGGAATGACTTTTCCGCCCGATTCCAGCCAGGCACAGTGCGCGCGCCGCGTTTAATGCTGGCGGAGCAGCGTTCCCATCCCGCGCCCTTTCCCTTACTTTCTTCCCAGGTCAGCCTAAAGCCACGCCATTTCGCTTTCCTGGACCGGGTCGAGTACACATTCACCTCAAAGGTTGCCGATCCCCACCAGGCCGCGATTTTCCGCTGGGACTCGCGGCGCAAAAAATGGAACTACGTGCCCACCCGGTTGGATTCACGAACCCATCGTTACACCACCCGGGTGCGCGTTTCGGGAACGTATGCCCTGCTGCGGGACAACCTGCCCCCAAACATATCTTTTTCCAGCGTCGCCGGGTCCGAACTGCCGCGCATTATCATTACCGACAAGGGAACGGGCGTGGATGACCTTTCGGTAATGGTGCGCATAGACAACCACGTGGTGGAAGCGGAATACGATCCCGATCGGCGCTGGGTACTCTTCCCGGATCCCCCGAAACTCAATCCCGGGAAGCACCGGATGCGGGTGGAGTGCCTTGACCGGGCCCGAAACCACGCCGTGGGTACATGGAACTGGGAAATCGCGGCTGCCGCACAGGAAAGTGGTTGACCCGCGGCGGCAGTTCGATTACCATAGGCCCATGAAAAAAGCTGAACACACGGCCTGGATCCTGGCCGTTATATTGTTGTTTCAACCCTTTGCCGTCCTGGCCGCTGAGAGCGGCGCTCACCCGGTTCAGGAACAAACAGAAGCTCCGCCGGATGAGAAAGCAAAAGCGCGCGATCGCGAAGATCATGCCGATCCGGAATCGGATTCAAACAAACGCCGTTTTTTTCGCGATTTCTGGCAGGATGAAAAACGATTGTGGTCCTCTCCGTTCCGCGCTTCCTCTAAAGACCTGCTGGTGTGGGGGGGGCTGCTGGCGCTTACCGGAGTGTTGATTCACAACGATGAAGCCATTTACCGCGACATCAAGGAATTTCAGGCGGAACATGAATGGGCGGACAAGGCCACTCCTTTCCTGTCGGACATGGCCCAGGGATATCCCTTTGCCCTGGCCGGAGCCATCTGGGTCACCGGCGCCCTGACCCGTAACGACCATGCCAAGGAAACCGGCTACCTGGCCCTGCAGGCCATGCTCCATTCCTTTGTCGTGGTCCAGGTGGTCAAGCACCTGACCGGCAGGGCACGGCCGTCCGCGTTTGGGGGAGAGGACCGCTGGGCCGGACCGGCGGGCTTTTTCAAGCGTTACGAAGAGGGCAAGTGGTCTCATTACGATGCCATGTTTTCCGGGCACACCATTACCTTGTGGTCGCTGGCCACTGTCCTGGCCCACCAGTACCGCAAGAGTGTGGTTGTTCCCGTACTGGCGTACTCCCTGGCCACCCTGGGCGGGCTGGCCACGATTACCGATGATTTGCACTGGATCTCCGACGTGGTGGTGGGCGCCGCCATCGGCTATGCCATCTCCCGCTTCGTAATCCGCAGGCGTTCCAAAAATTTCCAGATCGCGCCCGTGATCCACCGCGACGGCGTGGGCATCGGCGTCCGCATCTTATTCTAGTTTCCCGGAGGCAACATGCATATTCCCATCCGCAACCTGATGATTGGGTTTGCCTGCGCGCTGCTGGTGGTTGCGCCCGGCAAAAGTTTTGCCGGAGACGACAAACAGGATTGGGAATTTTCTCCCTTTTCCCTGGGCGGTGAGCTGCTTTTTCTCTTGCCGGGCGCCGGCTTTCATACCAGTTTCCTGGAAAACTTCGCCGCCGACACCACCATGATGGTGGAAGAGAGCAACGGATTCGCCCTGCTGGACAATCCCAGGGTGTATGTGGACGGTGAACCCGCCAACCAGGTGCAATGGCGCTATGCAGGCGCTGACACCACCTCGGCCCTGAATCCCGGCGCTCCCGGTTTCATGGTTCCCCTGGCCGCGGTGAACGAGTACAGGATCGTCAGCCGTTTCCCCGCTGAAACCGAGGCGGGAATCCACATGGATGCCACCCCGACGGGCGCAAACGGCAGCCGGCTGCTCTTTTCCGGAGTGTTTCCCGACATGGGAGGCCTGGGCCCGGGCGCGCAAACCATGATCCTCAACCACGCCTACAACCGCGCGGACCGTCTCTATTCCACCCGGCGCCGCTTTCACCGCGCCTGGAACGTCTCCGGTCGCTGGCAGAAACAAATCGGCAAAGGTGTGCTGCGACTGTCCCTGGGCGCCATGGAACGGGAGCGGGATTTCAACGACTTCAACCAGCGGGACACGACCTTTAACGAATCCGGGCGGGCCGTACTGGGGTTGGGTCATTATCGCAGCCGGGTTTCGGGAAACGGGCTGGACCTTTACACCGGCGTCAACCTGGTGCGGCGATCGGCGCTGGATGCCGAATTGGGCCGGCTTCCCCAGGAGGTCGCGGACCTGGATCGCGCTGTTTTCATGGCCGGCATGCAATGGCAAGTGCGAAAAGGGGCGCAAGTTCGCGCCAACCTGCTGGTGGAATCTGAATCCCGCCTGCCCGGTGCGGCTTTCATCAAGGAGATGATGGACAACGACGGCGACGGCATGTGGCCGGAGTGGCAGCGAGGGGATTTGACCTCGGTCACGGCCGCTGTTAACGGTAGTTTGCCGCTGGTGCGTTCCGCCGCATTCGGGCTGGAGCTGATGGCTGAAACGCGCCAGGTATGGAACAGCGGGGAAGAGGTGGCCCCGGCGCTAACGGGAATGGTTTTTGCCGATCAACCCTGGCTGGGAATCGATTGGCAAGCGGGAAGCCGCTACCGTCACCGGGTGTGGAATCACCAGGCCGGTGTGATCGGCCGGCTGGAAGTCTCTCCCCGCCTGGTATTCAACGGCCGGGCCGGGGTGGTTCAGAGCGGACTCGCCGGCGTTTCCACGCAGCGTGATTTTTCATGGTGGAGCGCGGATTGGGATGTCGGGTTTTTGTGGAAAGCGGGGCGGCGTACCCGCCTCAGGTTGGCACTTGGCGCTTCGCCGGTAAAAATCACCCCGGATGTGGGGCGTTTCCTTGAATTGCGGCGGCCGTTGGGGCTGGTGTATCACTGGGTTTCGGACACAAACAACGACGGGGCTTTTCAACTCCGGGAAGCCGCATCCATGTACGGATTGACCGGCGGCCCCGCCCACGTGGTGAACCCGGACCTGGAAGCGCCCCGGCGGGAGCGCCTGGCTCTGGAGTTCTCGACGCCGATTTCCGCCAGGTGGATGCTGGATGTAAGCGGCATGCTGAAGCGTTTCCGCGGCCTGCTCGGCGTGGATTACGCCGCACAATACGGGCATCTGCAAATGGTGGACCAGCGACTGCTCTACCTGCTCGACCGCCCCATCGAGGCCTACAGCCTGAACAACACCAGTTTTGAGGATGATCCCTTTTACGCCCAGTTTCGCTTCGCAGTCAGCGGGCGCGGCCGCGGCTGGTTGTTTTCCTTTTCTTTCATGGCCCACATGGGCATGGGCAGCGCTCCCTTCGGCAACGGTGCGGTCGCCAACGACCTGGGCACCCTGTCGGAATGGCAGGCGGGGCCGAACGCGCGTTTCAACGCGTTCGGCAGGTTGGACGGAGACCGGGCGTTCGTGGCCCGCATCTACACCGTGTTCAACCTGGCCCGCAAGTTGTCTTTGGGAATCACCATGAAGTACCGCGACGGGAATCCATTTGCCTTTATCGATGCCGTGGAAACAGAGGGTCAGCGCGTCCTGCTCCTGCAGACGATCCGCGCCGAAGACAGCCGCGGCCGCAAGGGCGGCCCGCGCGAGTGTTACCTGTCCGATTGCAGCGTGCAGCTCAACTGGCGCATGCGCCTGCTGGGGACGGATACCGTATTGAGTGCCGCCGTGTTTAACTTGCTCGATTTCGGCAGCGAGTTGTCTGAATACGTGTTTTCCGGCGGTTCACGGGATGCCATGGAGTTGCAGATCCCCCGCAGCCTGCGCGTCTCCCTGCTCATGTCCTGGTAATGCCGCTGCTTGCCGCCGCTTCCCCGGCTGTGATATATTAAGGGTATGAAAATCAGGGCCGTGCAGTTCTCACCTTGGCTGGGTGATCTTAAGTCCAACCTGGATGAGCACGAAATCCGCATCCGCCGTGCCCGCGAAGCCGGCTGCGACCTGGTGGTGTTTCCGGAATTAAGCCTGACGGGTTATCAACTTCAGGATATCGTATTCGATGTGTGCCTGCGCCAAGGGGATGAAACCTTTTCCCGTTTAGAGCAAATCAGCCGGGATATCGATGTCCTGGTGGGCGCGCCGCTGGAAGAACCCGCCGGAATCATTCACAACTGCGCGCTTTACTTTTCCGCCGGGAAATTGCTGCATTGCCATCGCAAGGTCCAGTTGCCCAATTTCGGCATGTTCGAGGAGCGGATGCTCTATTCGGCGGGTGAGGAATTCCGCACTTTCCCGGTAGGGGGATTCACGGTTGGCCTCTTGATCTGCCGCGAGATCCTTTTTCCCGTGAACGCCTGGCTGTACTACCTGCAAAACGCCGACCTGGTTATCGGCATATCCAACAGCCCTTTCCGCGGCATGGGAAAGGCAGGGTTTTCCTCTTTTTCCCTGTGGGAAAACATGGGTTACGTGCACTCCGTTTTTTACCACCAGAACTATCTGTTTGTGAACCGCACCGGCTTTGAAGACGGTATCGGTTTCGGAGGCGGTTCCTTTTTCGCTCCCGCGGGCAAAGGTATTCAGACCCGTGCCCCTTACTTGGACGAGGCGGAGATGGATGTGGAAGTGGATCTGGAAGCTGTCCGGCGCGCGCGGCTCTCCGGTAATTACCGCCGTGATGAACGCCTGGATGTGATCCGCCGCGAATTGGAGCGAATCAGCCATGATTGAACTGGATTATACGCAGGTTGAAGCGGTCCTGGTGCGCTTTATCCGGGATTTCGTCCACAAGAACGGCTTTGAAAACGCCGTTCTGGGTGTGTCCGGGGGGCTGGATTCCGCTGTTGCCTTGAGTCTCACCCGCCTTGCCCTGGGCCCGCGGCATACCCGGGCGCTGTTCATGCCGTACCGCCTCTCTTCTCCGCAAAGCCCGGCCGACGCCCAGGCACTCTGCCGGGAACTGGAAGTAAAAGCAGAGACGGTAGAGATCACATCCATGGTGGATGCCTACCTGGAGTCATTCCCCACGGACAATCCCGTGCAGGTGGGAAACCTGTGCGCCCGGGCACGCATGATGGTCCTGTTCGATCATTCCGAACGCTACCGCGCGCTGGTGATCGGCACCTCAAACAAAAGTGAAATCCTGATCGGTTATTCCACCATTTTCGGTGACTCGGCCGCGGCCTGCCTGCCCCTGGGTGACCTGTACAAAACCCAGGTGTTCGGCCTGGCGGCCCACCTGGACATTCCCGCACAAATCCGCAACAAGCCCCCTACAGCCGATTTGTGGGACCAGCAGACCGACGAAGGCGAAATCGGGTTGACCTACAAGGAGCTTGATCGCATCCTTTTCCACCGGGTTGAAGAGCGGTTGCGGGTGGATGAAGTCGTGGCCCTGGGCCATGAGCGCGAAACCGTGCTACGGGTCGAAGATATGATCGTTCGCTCCCAGTTCAAGCGCGTCATGCCGCCCGTGGCCAAGTTGCAGAACCGGTCCGTGGGCATCGATTTCCGCTACCCGCGCGACTGGAAGCGATAGTCGCGGAATGAGCCTTTACATCGTTCCGGTTCCCATCGGCAATCCAGCCGACATCACCCGCCGCGCCGTGCAGGTATTGGAAAGCGTGGACTTTCTCGTGGCCGAGGATACCCGACGTTCCGCCCGCCTGCTGACGCATCTGGGCATCGCCAAGCCGGTGATGAGTTATTTCAGCCCGCGGGAAAAGGCCAAAGCCGGGGCCATTCTCAAACGTTTGCAGCGGGAGTCGGCCGCGTTGATCAGCGATTCCGGCACGCCGGTGATCTCGGATCCGGGTTTCCTGTTGGTCAGGGAAGCCATTTCTCGGGGTATTCCCGTTGTGCCCCTGCCCGGACCCACCGCGTTCGTGCCGGCTTTGTGCGTTTCGGGCCTGCCGGCGGATCGCTTCCTGTTTCTGGGATTTCCGCCGCGTCGCAGAAACGAGTTGGAGCGCAACTTGCGCACGCTGGCCGCCCAGCCGTTCACCCTGGTTTTTTACGAATCTCCGCGCCGCATCCTGGATCTGCTGGCGGCTTTGTTGCGGGTATTCGGCGACCGGCCTTTTGCTTTGGCGCGGGAACTGAGCAAAAAACACGAATCGGTTGTTCGCGGCAACCTGGCCACGCACACGCAGGATCTGGAAGGCGAGCCCATGCTGGGTGAGATGGTGCTGGTCGTGGGCGGATATGCCGACGGCCAGGCACAAAGCGGCGAGGTCACAGTCACCAACCGTGAAGAGATCCTGCGCCTGCTGGAAGAGCGTTTCAACCTGGATCGCACTGCGGTCCGTGACGCGTGGATGCGCAAATCACCGTCTTGAGCGGGCAAACGGGGCTTTGTCTGCATCCGGCAATGGTGGTATAATGCGGCTTCATGGCTGATTACAGGTATATTGCGGTGGACGGATTGGTCCGTTCCGGAAAAACGGAACTGGCCCGGCGCATGGCTGCAGCCATGGATGCGCGCCTGATCCTGGACAACACGGAAAATCCCTACCGCGCCCAGTTTCTTACCGACCTGGAACGGGGTGAGACGGAGGGTTTCTTAAAAACCCAATTGATCCATTTGCTTAACCGTTACGAACAGCAGATTCAGATCCGCCAGAAAGGATTGTTTCAGAAAACCACCATCAGCGACTACATTTTTTTCCGTGATGGTATCTATGCTCACCAGTTACTGGGGGACGAGGAGTTGGATATCTACAAAAAGATTTTTCGCTTGTTTTCCGACCAGGTCTGTCAGCCCGACATGGTGGTCTACCTGCAGATCTCTTTTGCGGAAATGATGCGCCGTATCCGCGAATCCGGCTCGGCCGCGGAGCGCGATGTGCCCCGCGAATACTGGCGCGAGCTCTTTGAGGCCTACAACTACTTTTTCTTTAACTTTAAAAGCGCGCCCCTCCTGGTTGTAAACATGGAAAAACTGGACATCAGGGAAAAAAATGTAATGGAAGGCCTGTTGCGGGAAATCCGCGACCACCGCCTGGGAACCCGGTACTATGCCCCGCTCTGAAAATCAAAAGACCGCAGGAATCGCGGGTGCTGTCAAAGTGACCTGAATGAAGGTAATAAAGGAAATCAAGATCCTGAGAAGGCGGTTGAACCCATTTGCCGGCCGCAAAATCGGTTTGGTGCCGACCATGGGCTGCCTGCATCGCGGCCACATGAGCCTGGTTTGCGCCGCTGTAAGCGAGAATGACTGCGTAGTGGTGTCCATTTTTGTGAACCCCGCCCAGTTCGGTCCCAACGAAGACCTGGACCGATACCCACGCGACTTGGAACGGGATTGCCGCGTGCTGGAAGCCGCCGGGGTGGACTTTACTTTTGCCCCAACCGTGCGGGAAATGTACCCGCGCGGATTCGTGACCCGGATCGATCAAGAGATTCTGGGTAACCACCTGTGCGGCCGGCAACGCCCCGGTCATTTCAGCGGTGTGTTGACCGTGGTGGCCAAGCTTCTGGGAATCTGTCGTCCGGACCGGGTTTATTTCGGGGGCAAGGACGCCCAGCAGGCGGTCATGGTCGCGCGCATGATCCGCGACCTCGACATGGACGTTGAGATGAGAATCCTGCCTGTTGTTCGCGATGCGGACGGACTGGCCCTGTCATCGCGCAACCAATACCTGAGTCCACAAGAACGCGAGCGGGCCTTGATTCTGCCCCGCTCCCTGGACGCCGCCCGCAAACGAATTGAAAGCGGAGAGCGGGACGCCGGCGCATTGGCTCGGGAAATAGAGAATCGCATCTCTCAATTTCCCGGTGTCACGGTTGATTACGTTGAAGTCGTCAACCTGGATGATTTGCAGCCGGTTTCAGAGGTTCGCCCCGACGAAAGTACGCTGGTGGCCGCGGCGGTTCGTGTCGGCACCACCCGTTTGATTGACAATTTCATAGTAGGAGAATGATAGATGTTGATTCCATTTATGGTATCCAAGATTCACCAGGCCACGGTGACGGCAACCAACCTGGACTACATGGGCAGTATATCCATAGACGAAGAGATCATGGACAGCGCCGGACTGCGGGAAAATCAGCAGGTTGACGTATACGACATCACCAATGGAAACCGCCTGACCACTTACGTGATCCAGGCACCCCGGGGTTCACGCAGCATTGAATTGAACGGCGCCGCCGCCCGCCTGGTGAAACCGGGTGACCGCATTATCGTTGCGGCTTACGCCCTGATTGATGAGCGTGAACTGGACTCGCGCAGCGCCGTGATCCTGTTGATGGAAGCAGACAACCGCGTTACCAAAGCGGTCCATCGCCGCATATAAACCGCAAAACAGTGGAATTACCGAACCACACACCATAAGGAGAAATCATTACAATGAAGCGAGTACTGGGAATGGGCAATGCCCTGGTGGACATCCTTGTCCGCCTCGACAGCGACAGCGAACTGGGAAAACTGGAAAAGGGTACCATGACACTGGTTGACCGTGTGGGCATGCATGATGTGATGCTGGGAATCCAGGCCATGGATGTGCAACGATCGGCCGGCGGCTCAGCAGCCAACACCATCAACGGCCTGGCCACCCTGGGCCGGCCCACCGGATTTATCGGCAAGGTGGGGGATGATGAAATGGGCACATTCTTCCGCAGTGATATGGAAGGGCGCCGTGTCCACACCCACCTGTTTACGGGTGAAGCGGAAACCGGGCGCTGCATGGTGTTGATTTCTCCGGATCATGAGCGTACCTTCGCCACCCATCTCGGTGCCGCGGTGGAACTGGATGCCAAAGATCCGGCGCCAGAGATGTTCAGTGATTGCGCCGTGTTTCACGTCGAAGGGTACCTGGTACAGAACCACGCTTTACTGGAGACCGCGTTCCGCCTGGCTCGCCGGGCTGGCTGCACCGTCTCTCTGGATCTGGCGTCCCACAATACGGTGGACGATAACCTGGAGTTTCTGCGCCGCATGACCCGGGAATACGTGGATCTGGTGTTTGCCAATGAAGATGAAGCGCGGGTCTTTACCGGAGAAAGCGATCCCCGCCGCGCGGTTGAGGTGTTGAACCAGAGCGCTCGCCTCGCGGTGGTCAAGGTCGGGCCCGAAGGTTCGCTGGTGCAAAAAGGAAAAGAACAAATCCGGGTGGATGCGGTATCCGCCCGCGTGGTGGATACCACGGGGGCCGGCGATCTTTACGCCGCCGGTTTCCTCTACGCCCTTCTCAAGAACCACGACCTGAAAACCTGCGCCCGTATCGGTTCATTGCTCGGCAGCCGCGTGGTGGAAGTGGTGGGCGCCAAAATGGGCCCGGAAAAATGGGCCGCCATCCAGATGGAAGTGGCGGAAATCGAGAACGGGCGGACATAGTGGGCGATAGCCAACCAACCTTGCCGTTGCCTCGGCAGCGGTTTTGCGATATAATCAAAGTCCTGTTTGTCCTTGACGGATTAATTCGTGGGGCCATAGTTCAATGGGAGAACGCAGCGTTCGCAACGCTGAGATGGCAGTTCGACTCTGCTTGGCTCCACAAGTCAGACCTTTTCAGGCCATGAATCCCGAAGTGAGAGAACAGGCAAGGGACGGCATACCCTGCAAGAATGTCGTCGGAGAACGGTTCCGGGTCGCCGGGAACCGCTGCTCCGAAATCCAATCCAATCGGCGACGGAGCGAGTAACAGTATGAATATTTATGTCGGAAACATCGCGTATGAACTGACCGAAGATGAACTTCGGGAAACATTTTCCGCTTTTGGTGAAGTCGAATCCGCGCGTATTATCACGGACCGATTCACCGGGCGTTCCAAGGGATTCGGTTTCGTTGAAATGACCGATCCCGAGCAGGCCCAGAAAGCCATTGATGAAATGAACGGCCGCGAAATGGGCGGACGCGCCCTGCGTGTCAACGAAGCCCGGCCCCGCCCGGCCGGTGACCGGCCCCCCCGTGGTGGCGGCTTCGGCGGCAACCGCGGCGGTTACGACCGCTATTAATCTGCGCTGAATTTTAAACACGATCGGGGGCCCTCCGGGGGCCCCGGTCCAGCTTCTCCCTGCAAAACCGGGGACGGTGCTTGTAAACGTGTA
Protein-coding regions in this window:
- a CDS encoding M23 family metallopeptidase; the encoded protein is MLTSTVPSTSLCYNQPEMENPRKCIIWMFAVLVLLPGFPLLAQAEKDDPPYQSPLKRHNGFSSAFQDFRSGHFHGGVDFRTFQQTGLPVYAIADGNVVTLRMVRRGGGRGIYLRHHDKNTSLYFHLERFAPGLEAILKRRQQRLGTRYVGNIALNPPLPVQAGELIGWSGETGSGFPHLHLEIRDKTGAKLNPFPLVRAGFQDRNAPELDALILRTRADGTANGRVGELRVPLEPGRGVYTPSRPIVITGEVDVVSGGRDISDSGRPVAPKRVSAQLNNELVFQLVFSRFTWEDNNQLGFVYDMRESSPGNFYFNLFAQPGYNLESSGKGLSRALAACRPGSHRVIVEWEDHFANRSRGVVPIEIRALPRLRIGKKERSGTWLFVEVEAVDAPGAERVDLVLVDDSGREISTFPLDISRPLPQRLQLAEPHPARVLEVRCVTRDTVYAVKRFGVATEDPLQMDRVNLNPWITGDTVLIRVREPILGEEILRMRPAMAGAAWKAPFSSLDGLVFSMEGVVAQVASTAPEHLLVLQFALEKNGSLRSMVQETLRVVRLVPGKQAHFKWNDFSARFQPGTVRAPRLMLAEQRSHPAPFPLLSSQVSLKPRHFAFLDRVEYTFTSKVADPHQAAIFRWDSRRKKWNYVPTRLDSRTHRYTTRVRVSGTYALLRDNLPPNISFSSVAGSELPRIIITDKGTGVDDLSVMVRIDNHVVEAEYDPDRRWVLFPDPPKLNPGKHRMRVECLDRARNHAVGTWNWEIAAAAQESG
- a CDS encoding phosphatase PAP2 family protein, with translation MKKAEHTAWILAVILLFQPFAVLAAESGAHPVQEQTEAPPDEKAKARDREDHADPESDSNKRRFFRDFWQDEKRLWSSPFRASSKDLLVWGGLLALTGVLIHNDEAIYRDIKEFQAEHEWADKATPFLSDMAQGYPFALAGAIWVTGALTRNDHAKETGYLALQAMLHSFVVVQVVKHLTGRARPSAFGGEDRWAGPAGFFKRYEEGKWSHYDAMFSGHTITLWSLATVLAHQYRKSVVVPVLAYSLATLGGLATITDDLHWISDVVVGAAIGYAISRFVIRRRSKNFQIAPVIHRDGVGIGVRILF
- a CDS encoding hydrolase, giving the protein MKIRAVQFSPWLGDLKSNLDEHEIRIRRAREAGCDLVVFPELSLTGYQLQDIVFDVCLRQGDETFSRLEQISRDIDVLVGAPLEEPAGIIHNCALYFSAGKLLHCHRKVQLPNFGMFEERMLYSAGEEFRTFPVGGFTVGLLICREILFPVNAWLYYLQNADLVIGISNSPFRGMGKAGFSSFSLWENMGYVHSVFYHQNYLFVNRTGFEDGIGFGGGSFFAPAGKGIQTRAPYLDEAEMDVEVDLEAVRRARLSGNYRRDERLDVIRRELERISHD
- a CDS encoding NAD+ synthase; the encoded protein is MIELDYTQVEAVLVRFIRDFVHKNGFENAVLGVSGGLDSAVALSLTRLALGPRHTRALFMPYRLSSPQSPADAQALCRELEVKAETVEITSMVDAYLESFPTDNPVQVGNLCARARMMVLFDHSERYRALVIGTSNKSEILIGYSTIFGDSAAACLPLGDLYKTQVFGLAAHLDIPAQIRNKPPTADLWDQQTDEGEIGLTYKELDRILFHRVEERLRVDEVVALGHERETVLRVEDMIVRSQFKRVMPPVAKLQNRSVGIDFRYPRDWKR
- the rsmI gene encoding 16S rRNA (cytidine(1402)-2'-O)-methyltransferase, which gives rise to MSLYIVPVPIGNPADITRRAVQVLESVDFLVAEDTRRSARLLTHLGIAKPVMSYFSPREKAKAGAILKRLQRESAALISDSGTPVISDPGFLLVREAISRGIPVVPLPGPTAFVPALCVSGLPADRFLFLGFPPRRRNELERNLRTLAAQPFTLVFYESPRRILDLLAALLRVFGDRPFALARELSKKHESVVRGNLATHTQDLEGEPMLGEMVLVVGGYADGQAQSGEVTVTNREEILRLLEERFNLDRTAVRDAWMRKSPS
- a CDS encoding pantoate--beta-alanine ligase encodes the protein MKVIKEIKILRRRLNPFAGRKIGLVPTMGCLHRGHMSLVCAAVSENDCVVVSIFVNPAQFGPNEDLDRYPRDLERDCRVLEAAGVDFTFAPTVREMYPRGFVTRIDQEILGNHLCGRQRPGHFSGVLTVVAKLLGICRPDRVYFGGKDAQQAVMVARMIRDLDMDVEMRILPVVRDADGLALSSRNQYLSPQERERALILPRSLDAARKRIESGERDAGALAREIENRISQFPGVTVDYVEVVNLDDLQPVSEVRPDESTLVAAAVRVGTTRLIDNFIVGE
- a CDS encoding aspartate 1-decarboxylase, yielding MLIPFMVSKIHQATVTATNLDYMGSISIDEEIMDSAGLRENQQVDVYDITNGNRLTTYVIQAPRGSRSIELNGAAARLVKPGDRIIVAAYALIDERELDSRSAVILLMEADNRVTKAVHRRI
- a CDS encoding adenosine kinase; amino-acid sequence: MKRVLGMGNALVDILVRLDSDSELGKLEKGTMTLVDRVGMHDVMLGIQAMDVQRSAGGSAANTINGLATLGRPTGFIGKVGDDEMGTFFRSDMEGRRVHTHLFTGEAETGRCMVLISPDHERTFATHLGAAVELDAKDPAPEMFSDCAVFHVEGYLVQNHALLETAFRLARRAGCTVSLDLASHNTVDDNLEFLRRMTREYVDLVFANEDEARVFTGESDPRRAVEVLNQSARLAVVKVGPEGSLVQKGKEQIRVDAVSARVVDTTGAGDLYAAGFLYALLKNHDLKTCARIGSLLGSRVVEVVGAKMGPEKWAAIQMEVAEIENGRT
- a CDS encoding RNA-binding protein; the protein is MNIYVGNIAYELTEDELRETFSAFGEVESARIITDRFTGRSKGFGFVEMTDPEQAQKAIDEMNGREMGGRALRVNEARPRPAGDRPPRGGGFGGNRGGYDRY